In one window of Dyella thiooxydans DNA:
- a CDS encoding ABC transporter permease: MFAYYFQLGLRSLRRNPALTALMVMAIGVGVAASMTTYSVFRAVSGNPIPDKSTRLFTPQIDAWGPQQNLRGGEPAEALGYVDAMALMRSHEAKRKTLLYPVQLSVIPQGNRDLPLNASGYAVTSDFFAMFEVPFRYGSGWSEQDDAARTADVVISDELDQKLFGGADSVGQTLNLGGHDYRIVGVASHWNPRPRFYDLFSTSGFADEPDIYMVFNRALDLQMRTGGRNSCRGSLSFTTWQEYLQSNCVWITPWVELGSSAEVAGYRRFLTNYAAEQQHAGRFNWAPNVRLRDVMQWMDHEQVVPPESRISLAVALGFFVICLVNTIGLLLAKFMRRAGEIGVRRALGATRGEIYAQYLIEAGTVGLAGGLVGLLLTAVGVGGVGVLFRPEIAKLARLDPSLVALTFAVAVVATVMAAFYPAWRAAHVQPAWQLKSS; this comes from the coding sequence ATGTTTGCCTACTACTTCCAGCTCGGCCTGCGGAGCCTGCGCCGCAACCCGGCGCTCACCGCGCTGATGGTGATGGCGATCGGCGTCGGCGTAGCCGCGTCGATGACCACCTACTCGGTGTTTCGCGCGGTGTCGGGCAACCCGATTCCGGACAAGTCGACGCGGCTGTTCACGCCGCAGATCGATGCCTGGGGGCCGCAGCAGAACCTGAGGGGTGGCGAGCCGGCGGAAGCGCTCGGTTATGTCGACGCCATGGCGCTGATGCGTTCGCACGAGGCGAAGCGCAAGACACTGCTGTATCCCGTGCAACTCTCGGTCATCCCGCAGGGCAATCGCGACCTGCCTCTGAACGCCAGCGGTTACGCGGTCACCAGCGATTTCTTCGCCATGTTCGAGGTGCCGTTCCGGTACGGCAGCGGCTGGAGCGAGCAGGATGACGCTGCGCGCACCGCCGATGTCGTGATCAGTGACGAGCTCGACCAGAAACTGTTCGGCGGAGCCGACAGCGTGGGGCAGACGCTCAACCTTGGCGGCCATGATTACCGCATCGTGGGCGTGGCCAGCCACTGGAACCCGCGTCCGCGCTTCTACGACCTGTTCAGCACCAGCGGCTTTGCCGACGAGCCGGACATCTACATGGTGTTCAACCGCGCCCTGGACCTGCAGATGCGCACCGGTGGTCGCAACAGCTGCCGCGGCTCGCTCAGCTTCACCACCTGGCAGGAGTACCTGCAGAGCAACTGCGTGTGGATCACTCCGTGGGTGGAACTGGGCAGTTCCGCCGAGGTCGCCGGCTATCGCCGGTTCCTCACCAACTATGCCGCCGAGCAGCAGCATGCCGGCCGCTTCAACTGGGCGCCGAACGTGCGCTTGCGAGACGTGATGCAGTGGATGGACCACGAACAGGTGGTGCCGCCGGAGAGTCGCATTTCGCTGGCGGTGGCGCTGGGCTTTTTCGTGATCTGCCTGGTCAACACCATCGGCCTGTTGCTGGCGAAATTCATGCGGCGCGCCGGCGAGATCGGCGTGCGCCGCGCCTTGGGGGCGACGCGCGGCGAGATCTATGCGCAATACCTGATCGAGGCCGGCACGGTGGGCCTGGCCGGTGGCCTGGTGGGTCTGCTGCTCACCGCGGTGGGCGTCGGGGGCGTGGGCGTGTTGTTCCGGCCGGAGATCGCGAAGCTGGCCCGGCTCGATCCGTCGCTGGTGGCGCTCACGTTTGCCGTCGCCGTCGTGGCAACCGTGATGGCCGCGTTCTACCCGGCGTGGCGCGCGGCGCACGTGCAGCCGGCCTGGCAACTGAAATCGAGCTGA
- a CDS encoding ABC transporter permease, with translation MDIQIRPILIALRRHKAGTLLIALQIALTLAIVCNAFFIIHQRLANLSQASGVDEADVFVIANYWADVNRSTEQIDAQVRADLIALRQLPSVLDTTPASGYPLRGGGWDNFITMTPDQVKPTTDAAVYSGDEHFIDTLGLNLVAGRNFRPDEILAMGTQQAITPSTAIVSKALAERLFPDGHALGKSFYAMGTTPSTIIGIVDPLHRQGVDSWSNSYAGQALIWPLRADDSKGIYYIVRARPGQLAAAMREAPKALFAQSRMRIIDPKDGIQSYAEIRHRVYNSDRGMVILMGVISVVLLAITAAGIVGLTSFWVGQRRKQIGVRRALGARQRDILSYFLTENLLITGGGVLLGLLLAFGMNLWLMLRFASQPMPMAYLIVGVLLLLVLGQGAVLAPALKASRVPPVEATRSV, from the coding sequence ATGGATATCCAGATCAGGCCCATCCTCATCGCGCTGCGCCGGCACAAGGCAGGTACCTTGCTGATCGCGCTGCAGATCGCGCTGACGCTCGCCATCGTGTGCAACGCGTTTTTCATCATCCACCAGCGACTGGCCAATTTGTCCCAGGCCAGCGGCGTGGACGAGGCGGACGTGTTCGTCATCGCCAACTATTGGGCCGACGTGAACCGCTCGACAGAGCAGATCGATGCGCAGGTGCGCGCCGATCTGATCGCGCTGCGGCAATTGCCCAGCGTGCTCGATACCACGCCTGCCAGCGGTTATCCGCTGCGGGGCGGTGGCTGGGACAATTTCATCACCATGACGCCCGACCAGGTCAAGCCGACCACGGATGCGGCGGTATACAGCGGCGACGAGCATTTCATCGACACGCTGGGCCTGAATCTCGTTGCGGGGCGTAACTTCCGCCCCGACGAGATATTGGCGATGGGCACGCAGCAGGCGATCACCCCGTCGACTGCGATCGTGAGCAAGGCGCTGGCCGAGCGGTTGTTCCCCGATGGCCATGCGCTGGGCAAGAGCTTCTATGCGATGGGCACCACGCCCAGCACCATCATCGGCATCGTCGACCCGCTGCATCGGCAGGGCGTGGATTCGTGGAGCAACAGTTACGCCGGGCAGGCGCTGATCTGGCCGCTGCGGGCGGATGACTCGAAGGGCATCTATTACATCGTGCGTGCCAGACCCGGGCAGCTTGCTGCCGCGATGCGCGAGGCACCCAAGGCGCTGTTCGCACAAAGCCGCATGCGCATCATCGATCCGAAGGACGGCATCCAGAGTTACGCCGAGATCCGCCACCGCGTCTACAACAGCGACCGTGGCATGGTCATCCTGATGGGCGTGATCAGCGTGGTGCTGCTGGCGATCACCGCCGCCGGCATCGTCGGCCTGACCAGTTTCTGGGTGGGGCAGCGGCGCAAGCAGATTGGCGTGCGCCGGGCGCTCGGTGCCCGTCAGCGCGACATCCTGAGCTACTTCCTTACCGAAAACCTGCTGATCACCGGCGGCGGCGTGCTGCTGGGGCTGCTGCTGGCCTTCGGCATGAACCTCTGGCTGATGCTGCGCTTCGCCTCGCAACCGATGCCGATGGCCTACCTGATTGTCGGCGTGCTGCTGCTGTTGGTACTGGGGCAGGGGGCCGTGCTTGCCCCCGCGCTGAAGGCTTCGCGCGTGCCGCCGGTTGAGGCGACGCGTTCGGTGTGA